Genomic window (Syngnathus typhle isolate RoL2023-S1 ecotype Sweden linkage group LG19, RoL_Styp_1.0, whole genome shotgun sequence):
TTTCCTGACAGTCAGGGTCAAAGGGCACCTGCTTGGCAGCCAGCTCGCGGCCCGTGTCAGCGTCATAGCACAGGTAGACTTCCCCAAATGCGCCGCGTCCCAGCAGCTTTCCCTGCCGCCAGTTGACTGGCGCTCGCGGGGCTGCGGTGACAATAACAACACGTTAGCCATGATTATGAAGTAGCCACTCAAGGAACTAGCCAACTGGTCACTGTAGTAACTATACGTTGGTGTGAAGTGTCGAATACTAGGCGACAAACTCGCAAGTGGCTCCCGTCCTAGTCGATTCAATATATGTCAACTCAATAGCTAGTTGCTCTCTTGGCTAGCCACGAGTGTGTATTGTTGGGAAAACAATGTTGGTTGAATTCAACTAACACTTGGCCGTGCCGCGCTGGCAGCTCTTGTCTGCGTTGCGACCGAGACTCCTCAACTCTCCGTACtggaggccgccgccgccgtcgctgtTGTAGCTGCGGGTGCGGCTGGAGGGAACCAGCTGGAACAGGTTTTCCTGAGGCATGAAGCTGCGAGGAAGTGTCCTGCGACCTGCGGGAAGAGACGTATTGGACATATGGATGATTTTTCGTACATGAGGGGATACAGCTATGCACGTGTTTGCTTTACAGGTGCCTTTCAGCCAGGCAGAGACGCTCCGGTTCCCTGGTCGCCCGGCTTCCTGTCTGAGGGGAAGCCAGGGTGCTGTTTAAACACGCTCCGATTCAACAGAGGGAAATGTAAATCATTGCTTGGCTGAGAGGCCCCTTTCACGCTGCTTTTTGAAACCGGCTTTTTTGCTGTGGGATACCGCCATGAAGACGATATTCCGAGAGAGTGACTCATGTTAAAGGTTTGGTGTTCCACTTACGATCGCCGTAGTCTTTGCTCCGATTGGGTAACTGGAACTGGCGAGGAAAAGTCCCGCCTTTCCCATGGCGACCTAAAAGTTGAAACACAGGCTCGTTAGTTTTCTCTCAATGGTAGATTGTCAACCGGTAGCTCGTCGCTATCTATGGAGTCGCCAAGTTTCTGCAACGGCACGCCGGCAGCTAGCtagtcaggaacaggaacaggaacaggaacGGTGTTGTTCTCACAAAAGAAAGTGAAGTCATACactgctgtttttttctttagcatCCAGCCCAGAGGAACCGTAACCCTAAGCAGGTGGAGGACAAATACTGACGTAAACACACGAAACAGAAGACTAGCTAGAGCCATGGGCAATTGAAAGCAGCTGTCAAATGACGCGGGCCTGTCCCCTCCATCCCCCCATCCTTCATGTTTGCAGCCGTCTCCCGTGGCGACGGGGAGTTATTTTTTGTGTTTGGCGGAGCAATGGAGAGGAAAAATTGACTCACGGGGAATGATAAACAAACATTGCAGTGTTCAGCAGGCACAGATTTACATTAGgcaagcgtgcgtgtgtgtgcacaaacACGTGCCATAGTCAGCCTTCGAGTAGAAACTTTCAAAGCCACACTAACTCCTTGGTTTTTAGGAGAAAAGGAGGtggatcttttttctttttctacaaTGATTTGTCCGTTGTCCAAAGTATGTTCAGCAAGACTACCAAATGACACATTTAAAATACTGATTACTGCCATTTTAGCGCAAACTCACCTTTGTATTCGTAGCTGAGGTTCAGGTAATTGTTGTCACGGTTGTTCTGCGAGAAAGGCGGGCTACAATGACAAGAGGagatggagaaagaaaaaatcatTTACTATTCCGCTCGCATCTATCTCCCCTCAACTGCCCTTATCTTCAAATGAGGTCTGGCTCCAGCTGCTCCTgagttcttcaaaaaaaaaaactttttgcaaTGGAGCTACAAAGCCTTGAGTCTTAACTCATGTCAAGCAACAAGGTCCTGAATTAGATGTGATAAGAGGGAGGTGTAAGCTCACGTTGCATGTGAATATAACTGATTAAAATATACAAGAAATAGGAATCGCCTCAGGTTACAGCAATTGTTCCGAAGTCGAATCCAAGCACTTCACACTTGAAGGCTTAGTTTGACTTTTGAGGCACCAAGAGGTGCACCAGGATCTTACAAAGATGTTCATTTTgttcaaaagatttttttttttttttacttgtgtgGTGATTTGGTGGCGCGCCAACCTTGTGTGATATTTCACCACTAAATCTGTCTGATCCCGCTTTTGCCCCTCCCCCCGGCTGACCCGTCAAAGAAGCGTGACGTCTCTGCTGACCGCGGGGCGTCGCGGGGGCCGCGAAACTCTGGATAAGGGGGCACGCATGCCCGCTTGCAGGGAAAAGTTCCAATGCGCCGGTTTCCTGCCATTGTTCGCGCGGCCTGGAGCGCAGATAAGCCTCGTGCAGGTAGGAGCCGTTTCCGCCCGCCGCTTGCTCTCTCTCCAAGCCTCCCTTTTCTCTTTTCCCTTTTCACTCCCTTCGTTAGTGCCCGACTCTTGTGTCCTGTCTTTCCTTTAACGATAATGGCGGTGGAATCCAGGCGCCCAGATAAAAGGAGTCGTGCCGCCACGGCAACAGCATTGGCTTTGCGCTGACCTTTCAAGGCGCCTTTTGAGCCGAGAGCATCGCAAAGGCGACCCCTCACCTGTCAAGGGCTTGGTCGATGGATTGACAGCTGCTCGACAGCGAGTTGCCGGCACTCCCGAAGGGATCCAGCATCTGAAGTGTGACAGAGAGAATTGAGTGTCAAGCTTGTCAAGCTCAAGTTTGGAAAAAACGTGGGGAGAGGTGATTTCTATGATTTAAAATGTTTGCGAACGCCTGCTCTAGCGATATCTAAGTAGCCCAAAAGGTTTGTTTCGCCTTATTTTCGGGATGCGTGGCTAAAAAACTTTATGACAGCTgtaaaagtatttaaaaaactttttgtcttttttttttaataggaatTCCTCTCGTTGCCTActttttgcatattttttttactggaatGTGAGGCTTTCTTATTTTTGGTCTTCTGGGAGTGCACTTACATTGGGGTCTTGCATTTCGGGGATGAACTCTCCCTCACTGTGGATACTTGTGTAGGAGCCCTGGCGAGCAATTTGCTGCTGTTCCTCAGGGACGCTCCCTGGGGGAGGTGATGTCCGACCTGTGTGGAGGGAACCTGGGTGGAGGAATCAAAAGGATGGTGTTTTTGCGGGTGGAGAGTTGCGAATAGCCACGGAAAGGGGAGTTGGGTTTTACAACCGAGGTTATCGACCAATAATCACCTGTGGAGTGTTTGCGCACCCTTTCCGAGCCCTTCAGCAGCGAGCCTTTCAGATCCCCGAGTGACCGCGACGACCTCATCTCGCTTTGCTTGTCCCTGCTGTTCACCTGAAGGTACTGCAGGGcaatgagaggggggggggggtgcgcaaGGAGTGGGACAGGAAGTGAGGAAATGTCACCCGCACGTCATGCCATGGGCGCAGGAAGGTGAGCCTCTTTCATTGAGTGACCCACGTCATCTAACAGTGCACTCATGTTGTTGACTCTAATCAGCTTTAAAAGGAGGGTGACTTCCTTCTTGTGTTGCAATATACGAAGTAAATCATATTGTTTTGGGGCGGAGGCTGGTCTCACATGGTTGTTCTTGGGGGTCTTCAGCAATATCCTGAGCAGACCGTTGGTCACCGTGCTGGAGCCGAGAGAAAACACGGCCTGGTCCAGGTCCTCCTGGCTCTTGAGTGGCAGCAGCAGCTTGAAAAGGACAAGAAAACAGTGTAACCTTTTCTATATGCCCCCCATTGTTCCATATATAAGGGCATCAGCACGAGAGAGGTAAAACTAATGATTGCTTTATGACCAACTTTTGGCAACAGGAGGTGAGAGAATCCAAGTTTTTCAATTTTGCGGATCAGAAATAGTGGTGCAGTCCATTTCTTTCACCCATTGTGCAATCCACCCTAACCTTAATATGCAAATATCCCAAGGCATGTCAATTTACCTCTTTCTCCATGAAGAACATGTCCATCTGCTGACCAAAGGCCTCGGTCACTTTTAGGAGGAGCTCCTTGATCTTCAGTGGCCTCTGGAATGGAATGATCCTGATAGGGATGAGAGACACAATAAAGAACAATCTGAGTGGAATAAATGGGAATAAAACTTGTGATATAATCGGTTAATTGGGTGTAATTGGTTGTTTTCAagcgttgattttttttttttaaagcagcatttttgatttttggGGAACTCGACATTCGACTCGACAGTGTGCTGACGTTTCAAATCTAACTTTACGTAACATTTGAAAGTTTTTGCACATAATCAAATGCTGCGGCGGAAAGCCTGCCCTTGCGTCAGCAATTTTATTCGCTATTTAAAACGTTCTGCTGCACGTTGGGAAAGCAGGAAGTGGTTGTGGAGAGAGACGACTGTCCTCGCCACTAATTGATATATGATTGATGCTCAACCATGCGACGGTGCCGGTTAGCAATTTAAGTATCCAGAGGGCTACGTTTTGACTGAAGGCAGAAGAGAGGGGGGTGAAAAAGTGAGTACGGCTTCTCTTAAGTATTCAAAACACTTTGTTTTGACATCCTTTTAGCGTGTGAGGAGAAGAGGCGGTGCGCCAACTCTTCTGGGAATGTTCAGCTAAGTGATGCTACACCGCCAGCAGCCATCACGTTCTGTCGAGGCGCCGTCTTAAGTGCACGTATCCTCCGCGCCTACGTGTGCGAGCAAATGTGCTTTCTTATCGGTGCCTCGTAAACGTTTGCAAAAACTaagagcaaaataaataaatcggtGCAAGGGCGCATAATCAGGGCTGCCGTTTCAACACCACCGGGCCTCCCCCCCCTCGTCATCCCAACCgcagctcacacacacacacacaaaggcagaTGAGAAACTTCCTGAGAGGAAGCGGGGTGGTttgacaaaaaagacaaaaaaaacgtaAGAAAAAGTGGAGCGGCAGCAAAACGCAGCAGGATGTCTGTCTTTCCCTCGTCTCTTACAGAGTGAAAGATAGAGAAAGAGACGCTGAGATATTTACAGAAAATAACGCTGACAggcctaaaaaaacaaaatggagcatGTGTGGGTGCGTATTAGCTTTTCTGTCTTTTAGAACTATATTTATTAATAGATAATAATTCCGGTAGTAAAAATGCGCTGCAGAAAATACATGTGGTGTTTGC
Coding sequences:
- the map3k22 gene encoding mitogen-activated protein kinase kinase kinase 22, producing the protein MMTVNMDDGLQNGLRQPRNLQDDEEALNSIMKDLAALGSCYTQHNSHKPKSRTLLYKQDLRVKLEHEREKRIIPFQRPLKIKELLLKVTEAFGQQMDMFFMEKELLLPLKSQEDLDQAVFSLGSSTVTNGLLRILLKTPKNNHYLQVNSRDKQSEMRSSRSLGDLKGSLLKGSERVRKHSTGSLHTGRTSPPPGSVPEEQQQIARQGSYTSIHSEGEFIPEMQDPNMLDPFGSAGNSLSSSCQSIDQALDSPPFSQNNRDNNYLNLSYEYKGRHGKGGTFPRQFQLPNRSKDYGDRRRTLPRSFMPQENLFQLVPSSRTRSYNSDGGGGLQYGELRSLGRNADKSCQRGTAKSPRAPVNWRQGKLLGRGAFGEVYLCYDADTGRELAAKQVPFDPDCQETSKEVNALECEIQLLKNLRHDRIVQYYGCLRDMEQRKLTIFVEFMPGGSIKDQLKAYGALTEKVTRRYSRQILQGVSYLHSNMIVHRDIKGANILRDSSGNVKLGDFGASKRIQTICMSGTGIKSVTGTPYWMSPEVINGEGYGRKADVWSVACTVVEMLTQKPPWAEYEAMAAIFKIATQPTKPALPECVSDACRDFLRQVFVEEKWRPTADILLGHPFVQGAFGPK